Proteins co-encoded in one Saprospira grandis genomic window:
- a CDS encoding M48 family metallopeptidase: MRRALICCYLLLFFIQQGSWAQDFDNYRPLRSQGEIPERFLNSAAKKYELGLSQIDPGLKGSRLKIQQQFYASSIYSMDDLLRSGLVLFGTPLNDYVNEVGQRLLKHCPELEGVNVEFYILRSPAVNAFAAGTGLICVNMGLLAQLENEAQLAFILSHELMHVIKQHSMSKYERERAIFNENRRRFVLRKETFDAQLLERSRYSKELEFEADKGGLDIFLKTEYSVKAIQKTFEILNYSHLLHDNRPFDRSYFNSGSCQLPAEIFMSEEELHPVSDWTEEEDSLSTHPSTLKRWKEIEKAAAGKESGSKTFMISQERFDLMRKTARFEQAFYYLNNYRYEDAIYSCFLLRQEEPNSKFLRFLELKAMNALGHRLNYYAEKCLSSYYLEDQSSKDSLAFNKIEGGQQQIYYLTHSLRSYDWAALNMYRAWALKNDYPEDKYILAHYEDAIHLLLQHFPSVVDLPKAMSAAERAKYMQDPRSRPPFRPGSITQDDLPRAFKNLKGPVIFNVYRAKYEYPDLSKDFNLASYILSDFVEDASFIEDYEAEKLKREKNDNQVAAAYNSKEENSKRIERMMADRKAFKQETLPGLGLDSVLLVDPYIFIQPNFKKNPFRTATQLEDREKARDAFCAEILEVAEENNLKIKLLDSRYLNRLNIEEFSDIAILKKWLQQRNTFAKRHQPAFNQEEVDRICDRYNIHDILLLGKIETRPSNSKMIWQGAVPLIAGTAAAALGVSQIMKGSENQTTGLILIAGGAVAMTWGQVSLSRDFRKYQSLYYSSVFNSKTSQETRLSFMRLKGMAVSRYNRYNLLNDIRLIRRTKK; this comes from the coding sequence ATGAGAAGAGCACTAATTTGTTGCTACTTACTGTTGTTTTTTATTCAGCAGGGGAGTTGGGCCCAAGATTTTGATAATTATCGGCCCTTGCGATCGCAGGGAGAGATTCCAGAGCGTTTTTTAAATTCGGCCGCTAAAAAGTATGAGTTGGGTTTGTCGCAAATAGATCCGGGCTTGAAAGGGAGTCGCTTAAAAATTCAGCAGCAATTTTATGCGAGTTCTATTTATAGCATGGATGATTTGTTGCGCAGTGGACTGGTGCTTTTTGGAACGCCCTTAAATGACTATGTGAATGAGGTCGGACAGCGTTTGCTCAAGCATTGTCCAGAGTTGGAAGGCGTAAATGTAGAGTTTTATATTTTGCGTTCGCCAGCCGTGAATGCTTTTGCGGCGGGAACAGGGTTGATTTGTGTAAACATGGGCTTGTTGGCGCAGTTGGAAAATGAGGCGCAATTGGCTTTTATTTTATCTCATGAGTTGATGCATGTGATTAAGCAGCACAGCATGAGTAAATATGAGCGAGAACGGGCCATTTTTAATGAAAATCGCCGAAGATTTGTGCTTCGTAAAGAAACATTTGATGCGCAGTTATTGGAGCGGAGCCGATATTCTAAAGAATTAGAGTTTGAGGCGGATAAAGGGGGCTTGGATATTTTTTTGAAAACGGAATATAGTGTAAAAGCCATTCAAAAAACTTTCGAGATACTCAACTACAGCCATTTGTTGCATGATAATCGTCCCTTTGATCGCAGCTACTTTAATTCGGGTAGTTGTCAGTTGCCCGCAGAAATTTTTATGTCGGAAGAGGAATTGCATCCTGTTTCGGACTGGACTGAGGAAGAGGATAGTTTGAGTACACACCCGAGTACGCTTAAACGTTGGAAAGAAATAGAAAAAGCGGCTGCTGGAAAAGAGAGCGGAAGTAAAACGTTTATGATTTCTCAGGAAAGATTTGATTTAATGCGTAAAACGGCTCGTTTTGAGCAGGCATTCTACTACCTCAATAATTATCGCTACGAGGATGCTATTTATAGTTGTTTTCTCTTGCGCCAAGAGGAGCCCAATAGTAAATTCTTGCGTTTTTTGGAGCTTAAGGCTATGAATGCCCTGGGGCATCGTTTAAATTATTATGCAGAAAAATGTTTGAGTAGCTATTATTTAGAAGATCAAAGTAGCAAAGATTCTTTGGCCTTTAATAAAATAGAGGGAGGACAGCAGCAAATTTATTATTTGACGCATTCTTTAAGAAGTTATGATTGGGCAGCCTTGAATATGTATCGGGCTTGGGCATTAAAGAATGATTATCCAGAGGATAAATATATTTTGGCCCATTATGAAGATGCAATTCATTTGCTTTTGCAACATTTTCCAAGCGTTGTAGATTTACCCAAGGCCATGTCTGCGGCCGAGCGAGCGAAATATATGCAAGATCCTAGGAGTCGCCCTCCTTTTCGGCCAGGAAGTATAACGCAAGATGATTTGCCCAGAGCATTTAAAAATTTGAAAGGGCCAGTTATCTTTAATGTTTATCGAGCGAAATATGAATATCCTGACCTGAGTAAGGACTTTAACTTAGCCAGCTATATTTTGTCAGATTTTGTAGAGGATGCGAGTTTTATAGAGGATTATGAAGCGGAAAAGCTAAAGCGCGAGAAAAATGATAATCAAGTTGCAGCCGCCTATAACTCTAAAGAGGAGAATTCAAAGCGGATAGAGCGAATGATGGCCGACCGCAAAGCCTTTAAACAAGAAACCCTGCCAGGATTAGGTTTAGATTCTGTCCTTTTGGTCGATCCCTATATATTTATTCAACCCAATTTTAAAAAGAATCCTTTTAGAACAGCAACGCAACTTGAGGACAGAGAAAAAGCTAGAGATGCTTTTTGCGCAGAAATTTTAGAAGTTGCTGAAGAAAACAACTTGAAAATTAAGTTGCTAGATAGCCGATATCTCAATCGCTTGAATATTGAAGAGTTTAGTGATATCGCAATTCTAAAAAAATGGTTGCAGCAGCGAAACACCTTTGCTAAGCGCCATCAACCTGCTTTTAACCAAGAGGAGGTTGACCGAATTTGTGACCGCTATAATATTCACGATATTTTGCTGTTGGGAAAAATAGAAACGCGACCATCTAATTCCAAAATGATTTGGCAAGGGGCGGTTCCCTTGATTGCAGGGACGGCCGCAGCAGCTTTGGGTGTTTCTCAAATCATGAAAGGAAGTGAAAATCAGACTACAGGCCTAATTTTAATTGCTGGAGGAGCTGTGGCCATGACTTGGGGCCAAGTTAGTTTGAGTAGAGATTTCAGAAAGTATCAGTCACTCTATTATAGTAGTGTGTTTAACAGCAAAACATCTCAAGAAACTAGGTTAAGTTTTATGCGACTAAAGGGGATGGCTGTAAGCAGATACAACCGCTATAATTTGCTTAACGATATTCGGTTAATTCGCCGCACTAAAAAATAA